A DNA window from Zingiber officinale cultivar Zhangliang chromosome 3A, Zo_v1.1, whole genome shotgun sequence contains the following coding sequences:
- the LOC122052314 gene encoding putative 12-oxophytodienoate reductase 11, with protein sequence MAAPNSVPLLTAYKMGKFDLSHRIVLAPLTRQRSYGNVPQPHAILYYSQRASKGGLLIAEATGVSDTAQGYKDTPGIWTKEQVEAWTPIVDAVHEKGGIFFCQIWHVGRVSNTDFQPNGQAPISCTNKPLSPQLRANGVDEVRFSVPRRLETEEIPLVVNDFRLAARNAIEAGFDGVEIHGAHGYLIDQFMKDQVNDRTDQYGGSLENRCRFALEVVEAVVAEIGADRVGIRLSPFANYSEAGDSNPEALGLYMVNALNKYGIAYCHMVEPRMIKVVEKMKIPKSLLSMRKAFKGTFIVVGGYDREEGNNVISSGYADLVAYGRLFLANPDLPRRFELNAPLNKYNRETFYISDPNVGYTDYPFLSF encoded by the exons ATGGCGGCCCCAAATTCGGTTCCCCTTCTCACCGCTTACAAGATGGGCAAGTTTGACCTTTCTCACAG AATTGTGCTGGCGCCGTTGACAAGGCAGAGGTCGTACGGTAACGTGCCGCAGCCGCACGCCATATTGTATTACTCTCAGCGGGCATCCAAAGGCGGCCTCTTGATTGCCGAGGCAACTGGAGTTTCCGACACTGCTCAAGG GTATAAAGACACTCCCGGTATTTGGACCAAAGAACAGGTGGAAGCTTGGACGCCCATTGTGGATGCAGTTCATGAAAAGGGTGGCATCTTCTTTTGCCAGATTTGGCACGTTGGAAGGGTTTCCAACACTG ATTTTCAGCCCAATGGCCAAGCTCCAATTTCATGTACTAATAAGCCATTAAGTCCTCAACTACGAGCCAATGGCGTTGATGAAGTGAGATTTTCTGTCCCACGGAGATTGGAGACTGAAGAAATTCCTTTGGTTGTCAATGATTTTAGACTTGCTGCTAGAAATGCCATTGAAGCCG GTTTTGATGGAGTTGAGATTCATGGAGCACATGGCTACTTAATTGATCAATTCATGAAGGACCAAGTGAACGATCGCACAGACCAGTATGGCGGCAGCCTAGAGAATCGTTGCCGCTTCGCTTTAGAAGTAGTCGAAGCTGTTGTTGCTGAAATTGGAGCTGACAGAGTCGGAATAAGACTTTCTCCTTTTGCCAACTATTCAGAAGCTGGAGATTCCAATCCTGAAGCTCTTGGGCTGTACATGGTTAACGCTCTCAACAAATATGGGATCGCATACTGTCATATGGTGGAACCTAGGATGATAAAAGTAGTGGAAAAAATGAAAATTCCTAAGAGTCTTCTTTCAATGAGGAAAGCATTCAAGGGAACTTTTATTGTCGTTGGGGGTTATGATAGAGAAGAAGGCAACAATGTCATCTCAAGCGGTTATGCGGATCTGGTGGCTTATGGACGCCTCTTCTTGGCCAACCCAGACCTTCCTCGGCGGTTTGAGTTGAATGCTCCACTTAATAAGTATAACAGGGAAACCTTCTACATTtctgatccaaatgttggatataCAGATTATCCATTCCTTTCGTTTTGA
- the LOC122052313 gene encoding uncharacterized sugar kinase slr0537-like: MISMGAEGERCSALALTLRRNDDGISSTPPAPLILGLQPVALVDHIARVDSSLLDQIPGDRGGSQQIAAKDLDQILSKINAHILPFDNEDPPSITIAGGSVANTIRGMVAGFGVSSGMITACGDDDQGHLFIHSMSFSGVNLSRLRIKNGSTGQCACLVDADGNRTMRPCLSSAVKLQADELNREDLRGAKWLVLRYAFINLEQIKTAIRIAKAEGVSVSMDLASFEMVRDYRSHLIDLLKSGNIDLCFANEDEARELISGEPRVDPESALSFLAKHCEWAVVTLGSRGCIAMHRNEVVRVQAITDLHAVDATGAGDLFASGFLYGLVKGLPLEDCCKVGSCSGGSVVRSLGGEVKQQNWQWMYKQMQAKGLLLPHLKN; encoded by the exons ATGATATCTATGGGGGCGGAAGGAGAGCGGTGCAGCGCTCTCGCCCTAACCCTCCGTCGCAATGACGACGGCATATCCTCTACCCCGCCGGCTCCCTTGATCCTCGGCCTCCAGCCCGTCGCGCTTGTCGACCACATCGCCAGGGTTGATTCCTCTCTCCTCGATCAGATTCCAGGCGATCGCGGCGGCTCTCAGCAG ATTGCAGCTAAGGATTTAGATCAGATATTGAGCAAAATCAATGCTCATATTCTTCCTTTTGACAATGAAGATCCTCCATCAATAACTATAGCTGGTGGTAGTGTGGCCAATACTATACGTGGCATGGTTGCAGGCTTTGGAGTCTCAAGCGGAATGATTACTGCCTGTGGAGATGATGACCAAGGCCATCTGTTCATCCATAGCATGAGCTTCAGTGGTGTCAATCTTTCCAGATTGAGAATAAAAAATGGATCAACTGGGCAG TGCGCCTGTTTAGTGGATGCTGATGGGAATCGAACCATGCGCCCATGCCTATCTAGTGCTGTGAAGCTTCAG GCTGATGAACTTAATAGAGAGGATTTAAGAGGGGCAAAG TGGCTGGTCCTGAGATATGCATTTATAAATTTGGAACAAATTAAAACTGCTATTAGAATTGCTAAAGCAGAGGGGGTTTCTGTCTCTATGGACTTGGCAAGTTTTGAG ATGGTCCGAGACTACAGGTCCCACTTGATAGACCTGCTCAAGAGTGGGAATATTGATCTCTGTTTTGCCAATGAGGATGAGGCTAGAGAGCTTATAAG TGGAGAACCCAGAGTGGATCCAGAGTCTGCTCTGTCTTTCTTGGCCAAACACTGTGAATGGGCTGTCGTAACGCTTGGATCTAGAGGATGCATAGCAATGCACAGAAACGAG GTTGTTCGAGTCCAAGCCATTACAGACCTGCATGCTGTCGACGCAACTGGAGCAGGTGATTTATTTGCAAGTGGGTTCTTGTATGGGCTGGTGAAAGGTCTTCCACTAGAAGATTGCTGTAAGGTGGGATCTTGCAGTGGTGGCTCAGTTGTCAGATCCCTTGGAGGCGAGGTCAAACAGCAGAACTGGCAGTGGATGTACAAGCAAATGCAGGCAAAGGGTCTCTTGCTTCCTCATTTGAAGAATTAG